Part of the Methanomassiliicoccales archaeon genome is shown below.
ACCAGGTCGATTAGCCTGTCGTTCGGGACGACGATCGTAGTATCTGTGACGCGTGCCAGCTTTTCCAGGCCGTCCAGGGCGTTCTCCATTCTGATCGCGCCCTCGGCCTTGAAGGGCAGGGTGACAACCCCGATGGTCATGGCACGATATCGTTCCTTGGCCATCTGAGCGACATAATGCGCCGCTCCCGTACCTGTTCCTCCTCCCATTCCCGCGGTTATGAACACTATGTTCGCTCCATTGAGAAAATTGCTGATCTCGGTGTCGTTCTCCCGGGCGGCCTGCTCCCCCACCCTGGGTATCGCCCCCGCTCCCAGGCCGCGGGTGGTCGTCTTACCGATCAGTATCTTGGCCGGGGTTCGTATGGTCAGAAGATGCTTCACGTCGGTGTTGATGCCGCATAACTGTGCTCCATTTATGCCCTCGTCCACGCAGCGGTTTATGGTGTTGCATCCGCCGCCACCGCAGCCGATGATCTTGATGCAAACATCGAGCTGTTGGGCGATCTTCCTTATCTCTTCATCGGCAGGGGAGCATTCCGTCGCCGCTTTCTCCTGAGCCGGCGTTTTCAACTTATTGCTCTCAAGGCTCGCTAGAGCGCTCTTGACTAATGAGTTTGGCATAGTGCATCCCAATAATTAATTGGATGTCGCATGATAAAAATCTATTTATTGCATAAGCAATAATTTTCAAAAATAATGCAATGTTGCAAAAAATAATATAATTTATGACACAATACAATAAAACGATGGACGAAACGATAGAAATGCCCTATGCAATTTCACTGGTGGGATCCAGACCTGAATCTGTAATGAGGTCACTGATATCCCAGTTGAGGTCCATAAAAACGTTGGTCCTCTTCCATTCTGCACATCCCATTTCGATGGCCGCGGCGAACTCCATATCCATGACCTTGCACGATGTCGGGATAAAAGTGGTAAAAAATCAAATTGAAGACGTGTTCAACTTTTTTGAGGTCTTCTTGTCAGCCGATTATATCTGCTCGAAATATGGGGAACCTGCTTGGGTCAATGCCACCGATGGTCCGGGGCTGGGGGCTTCCGCCTTAACGACGTTCGCCACCATACACGGTATCGATTTAGTATCATATGACGAAGAAAAGGATGCGACTTTTTTAGTCCATCTCACCGAGCTTAACGAACTATTGCAGTGCAGTGTAAAGTTCAAGAGATTGTTGGAGGAGATAATAAGAAATGATAATTGCTCAATGGGGCAAATTTGTTCCAATCTTATTATTTCCAGATCCACGGCATCGAGACAACTGAAAACGCTCCGCAGGTTAAATTTGATAAACATATCAGGATCTGGACGAGGCCGATCTCCGTTCATAATATCAATGACCGCCTGGGGCAGACAATTTTGCCAATATTCAGGAATGGATTGATTTCATATCTTATGGTGCTAAGATCGAAGCTGGGAACAATTGGCGTGGAACGTGACCGAATTCGTTGCCGCCACCGTTCAGACACGATTCCGACGCCTTTTCATTGAATATTCAACCAAAATATAAATTTCATTTTATTATTATAATTTCCTACAGATTACCAAAATGCCGTTAATGGAAAGAAAAAAGAGGAACTAGATATACATTCTTGCGATACCCTCCGGGCTTGCCATTAGGCATATCCAGTCACCTCAAATTTTTTGTCAATCAGGGGGTTTTTTGCACCGGCCTGTTCCGAGGGAGGTGTGGCAAACGCGTTATGAATCCTCTCTACGGTCTTGTCCTCTTCGATGCGCCGATAGTACCTCTTTGTCGTTACGGTAGAGGAGTGCCCCATGGAATAGGACACATCCTCTAGCAGCTCTGGGTGGTCCTTCATCACGATCTGCAGGAAGGTCGCCCAGAAGGTCTTCAAGGAGAATTGCTCAAAGCCCGCTGGCAAACGAGCCCCAATCACTTTCTTGAAGCGACGAAAGGAGTTGCTGGAGTAGATGCACGGATTCGATCTCCCCCGCACCGAGGGAATGAGCGGTGCAGCATCCTCGTCGAACCCATACTTCTCCAGGTAAGCCTTACGAGCTTTAAGGAATTTAACGATGGCCAGTCTGGCCGGAGGAAGGATCACGGCTTTCCTCTCCCTCCCATACTTGCCCTTCCCCTTAGGATTCTTGATCTTGATGAAAATCATGTCGGGGTTCAGATCCTTCAGGTCAGCCAGTCTTAGTTCAGACGGTCGAAGACCGGTATTGGGCAGTATGACCACCAAGAAGCGACACACCTCGCCCGTCCATCCCTTTATTCCGTTAGCCGCCTCCTGTATATCTTCCAGCTCGTCCGAAGATAGGCTTCTTACCTCCTTGGTAATTCGCATGCTGAACTGGGTGCCCTTTTTCTTTAATTAGCAAATAAGTTCTAAACATAATCTGTATTTGTGCAAGATCCCCAACGGTTTCCTGAATTTTTTGTTGAGTTGTAAAAAAGAATGTTGTGGCGAATGTCACTATTCCAAGGGTTCCAAATAAGGCCGATAGTGCAGTATTATTTTCACGACCAAAATGAAGTACATATAATATCAGAACGATTCTAATAGCTTTGACTATCCAATTAATGGTAATATTTAAAAAAAATGCCAATTCTTGGAATAAAACAGATCTAGAAAATCTTTTCTCAACAACTTCTCTTTCAGTTCTTCCTGCTCTCTGAATATGATTTGATTTCTTATCCCGGTCTGGTAGTGAGCTTCATTGCAGAGATCTCGCTAACCTTATGGCTTCTGGTCAAGGGAGTGAGGGACAATGGGCAGACTTCGATGGAGGCTGGCTGATCCTCAATAATCATTCCTTTTGCTCGATTGGAAGATGTACTCGGAAGGGGTGATAATGAGCATGGATAGCGGAACCGGCGAGATATTCGAAGGGGCCATACGCATCACCGAGCAAAAGCCATTGGAACTACTGGACAAAGTGGAACTGTAAGAATGAACAAGCTCGTTCCCCTCTAAACCAACAAGAACAGTAATTTCAGCCGTGCAAAATCATAGAAACATAAATTGCGACTTTGTTTTTGAGTTTGAAACACATTCAAATCAAAACTCAATTCCACAATCTCTTGGATGGATCCGCGGAGCTGGCTAGTAATAGTTTGAACTCACGAGACCTAACAACATTTCCAACATTCCAGACTTATCACAAATTACTTTAAGAGGACGCGGTAATCAATATTGTTGGGTATGAACATGGCAGGAACAAAGGCTGGAAAAAGAACGAATGCATCTACTAAAATCGACAAAAATCGAGAGGTCAAGACCCCAGCGGAGGAGGTCAAGCCACCAACCGAGCAGGAGCAATCCCTCGTTCCAACTCCAGAGCAGGGGAGTGAAGAGCCTAACATCTCAAGCATCACCGAGCAACCCACACCGGAGATAGATGCTTCAACGAAATCCAGAACCTATAGCTCAGGGTTTGGTTGGGTGATTATTGATGGAAAGAAATTCAACAACGATGTCGTTGTCCTAATGGATGGTTCTGTTGTCAAAAGGGAGAAGAACCTATCCCGGGATAAGAAAGCGAAGTACGGCCATACGCCATTGACCCGCAAAGAGCTTCTCCCACTTCTCAAGAATAAACCAGACCTGATAGTCATCGGAACCGGTCAGAATGGGGCGATGCCGATTACACCCAAGGCCGAAAAAATCCTCAAGGACAACAAAAGTTTCATCGGACCTACGCCGGACGCGCTCGATTGTATGCAGAAGAATGGAAGAAATGTGGTAGCACTGTTGCACGTCACGTGCTGAATGGTATTGCCTCGACCCGCCTTTATTCAAAGGATTGATTGGCATAGCCTCCTCGTGGTTGAGAAAGAAATCTAGGGCTATTTATCAGTTAAAGCGAATGTTCCAGAAAGATTCCTGCACCAGTATCATGCTTGCCATTCAAGTCTAGAGAAGACATCGAAAGGATTGTTAGATTTTGTTATTTCTGTTCTATAGTTATGACGATCTTACCCCGAGCCTTTCCATCTTCGAAATACTGGAATGCCTCCGCAACATCATCCAGATGGTACTGTCTATCTATGAATGACACCACCTTACCATCTTTAAGAAGCTCGCTAACAACAGCCAGGTCTTCCTTCCTCAACTTTGCCGTCAAGCTGCCCATTTTCTTGTTGCCGGTCATTGAGATCAATGGCCCAAGCAACAGCGCCTGGGATATTTGAGCGCCAGAACCTCCGCTCATGACGTAGATCCCTTTGGGACTTAATGCCCGCTTGTAATCTGAGATTCGACGATATCCGTTGGCGCCAATGATCAGGTCATAGTGATGGCCATTCTTAGTCAAATCTTCCTTAGTGTAATCAATGACGTGATCTGCCCCGATCGAGCGTGCAATTTCCAAATTCCTCGTGCTGCACACCGCGGTTACCTCGGCCCCGAACGATTTAGCGATCTGCACTGCGAACGTACCTACGCCGCCCGACGCCCCATAAATCAATACCTTTTGACCCGGCCGAATCTTTCCTTTGTCACGAAGGCCCTGAAGAGCGGTGATTGCAGCCAAAGGTGAGGCCGCCGCTTCCTCGAATGTTATGTTGGCCGGTTTCAACACAAGTGCATCTTCGGTGGCACATGCAAATTCGGCATAGGCACCCCGACCACACTCAGCTAGGTTCCCGAAAACCTCATCACCTGGATGGAACTGCCTAACCTCCTTGCCGACCGCTTCGACCCGACCGGCCACGTCCGATCCAGGTATCTTGTTTTTAGGCTTCAGAAGCCCAGAGGCCATTATACGGACGACGAACGGTTTGCCTCTGATCATGATCCAGTCAGCTTTGTTTATGGATGCCGCATGGACTTTTATAAGCACCTCATTTTCCTTCGGAACAGGTTTTTCCACCTCCTTGAGCTGAAGAACTTCCGGTGGCCCGTATTTTGAGCATACAACTGCTTTCATGAATGTTCCCCCGAAGCGATTGCGGATGGATTAAATCCTTTAACTATCAGCCATGCGGCAAGAACCATTTCTTGCGGGAGTATTGGAAGATTCAAAATGATCTGTTCCGTTGAAAAAGGATCTATGGCACCGAACATGGTCAATACGCATGATAACATGGTCAATATGGCAGCGACAAGACCCCAGCCCGATAACCATCGAGGAACTAGTTTTGTTCGATAAAATATGATATAATATAGCATACACCCTATAGAAAAGGCCAGCAGCGCCCCAACATTGGCCACCCAACGATATCCTGCTAGTAACAACGCTCCCAAGGTTTGGAAATACGATGAATCCGGAGCTCCAGCTTCTACAAATTGATGGCTTAATGTTATTAGTAGTAGCAGACCGCACACAGCAACAAAACGTAACACTCCCTCAATAGTCCTGAAACCAACCGCTCCAAGAGCTAGACCTCCATTGTATTTTCTTAGCACTGGATACAGTGAAATAGCAATACCAGTAGCGGCAGCACCACCGATAAACAAAAGAAGGGCTCCTGCTGCCACTAAGCCTCCATTTGCAGAAACATCAACAAGGTAATTCGTAGCATTTATAGGTCCCAGGAATGAGATGCTTAGTATATCCACGCCCGTTGCAATTATAAATAAAACTCCCGTAATTATTGCGTTCTTTCGGTAATATCCTTCTGTCATTCTAGTCACTTCTCCACGTAAGTCGCTGAAGGACATTCATTGCTTACTCCCCCGAACCATCTTAGATTCCTCAGATTTATTGGGATGCTCCAGATCGCTCATGGCAAGGTCCATTCTTAGCTCGCCATTGCTTCCAATCACTTCCAGAATGACGTCTTCCAAGAATCGAGCTCGTTTCAGCGATCCAATAGAGCCTTCGATAAGGACTTTTTCGTCTCTGTCCAAGGATACGTTCTTCACATCCCCTTTCGATTTGAGTTCGATGGTGAACATCCGTTTGTCTTTTCCATTTCTTGTTTGGGTCATTTTCAAATCTCAAATCAGTTAAGCGCGAACCATGGTTGATAATCTTTATTTGATTCGGATGTGTTGCTATTAGCAGTTATGTGTAGGTGTTACATTTGGTGAAAACGAACGTCGATGAGGACCGCCTCTCCGACATTCTCATACAGTTATCCAACGCAGACAGGCGGAGGATAATTGAGGTTCTTCAGACGAAGAAGCTCAAGCTAAACGAAGTTGCAAAGGAGCTGGATATCACTGCTACAGAGGCGTTCAGGCAGTTGCAGCGGTTGACGGATGCTGGCCTCTTGGAGAAGACCTCTGATGGCAGATACCGCTCCACCCCATATTCGAGGCTCATCCAAGAATCCTCCACCGCCATGGACTTTCTTTCCAAACATAGGGAGTATTTCTTAGACCATGATACGTCGCTCATTCCTCCTCAATTCCGCGCCAGGTTCGGAGAGCTCTCGAAGACCGTACTTCATACTGAGGCGGTCCCCAACATCAACACCGGCAGCGAGGTCCTCAAGAGCGCCGAGGAGCGGATCGACGTGATCGGCGAACATCGCTTGGAGCAGCATGTCCAGATAGCCAAACAGCGCTCGTTGGAGGGAGTGAAGGTCAGGACCCTGTTGCAGGAAAGCAACATTGAGAGCATGAAAGAGGAGATCATCTCTGTTAAGCAATCGCTGGAGAGGAGATTCATCCCCCGAGTTTGCGCTGTCATGATAATGACCGAAAAAATAGTCGGGATTGCGTTACCGAGGTTGGATGGAAAGATGGATTACCAGGTCTTCGCCGGTAACGATTCAGAATCAATGAGATGGGCCAGCGACCTATTTGAAGATCAATGGAATAAGGCCAAGCCATGGCACCCTTAGGACGACTCCAGGATCGGTCCACCGAAGAACCCGTTCAGGATCCCGGCCACGGCGTACAGGGCGTTGAGGTATCATTTTTCCAATCTATATACTACCCCCGTACTATACTACTGGGGTAATATACAATTCCGAAAAAAGGCCCACCCATACCTGTTAACACTTACTTATGATCCCTTACTCGTACTGGTTACGTCGTAAGGAAAAAGGCCTGCCTATCGTTCAGGTCTAATTAAGACAGAAAAATGATACCTCTTTATTTTATTACTGAAGTTGTCAGTCCTAATCTTTACAATTGAAAATGCTACAGACATACATTATCATTTTCTAAAAACTGAAAATTCTGAGAGTTTAGTCAATAACCAGGATATTATTATAAATCTTCAAACGCTATATTTTAAAGGCTGATCAAATGACCAATACGTACTCCCTTCTTGCGATTAACGATCTGGTGCTGAAAAAGAAGATATTGTCTTTACACGAGCACTATGATGTGGAAGATATAAATGGGACTAAATTGGGGGAAGCCGAAGGCAATCTGGTTCAGATTCCCGCCAAATTCACTCTCAAGGACACCAATAATTCGGAGCTGATGCATCTCGGCGGGAAAGTGTTGTCGATCCGAGACCAGTTCACTTTGTATGACGGATCTGGAGCAGAGTTGGGAGTTATAAAGAAAAAGATTATCAAGTTGATCGGAAGAGAGTATTGGATAGAGAAAAACGGAGTCGAGGTGATGCGTATCTTTGGGAACTTCACCGATCACGACTACCAGATGCAGATCAACGGCGCTCAGGTCGCTATGGTGCATAGGAGATGGTTCTCTGTCCGAGATAAGATTGGTGTCTCGATTACAGGCATGGTAGATCATAGGTTGGTAATTGGAGCTGTGATCGTGATTGAGCACCTGGAAGTGAAGGAGAAATAACATCAAACGTTCATTGAACTAAGTATATACTGCATAAAGCCAGTGCACGCGCTTGAATGATCTATAGATACGCTTCCAGACCATGATGTTTATTACATTTCTTTGTATTGTAGTTGCAATGACTGGTTTAATGGACAACAAATCTCCCAGGGCCCACTATTATTCTGGCCTTAATATCTCATAGCTTATGAAGATTCAAAGCGGTCCTCAATTTTGGCAAGGAGAAGTGTTATCTGTTGCAAGTCATTTCGCTCTCTGTCATGAGCAATGATAGGCTGAATAAGATGGATTTAATTCGAAAACATTTCTCCAGCCAGAGCGATGATTATGATCAGGATATTATCAAATGCATACCGAGCTACATCACCATGCTCGCAGCTGTAGTCGGTTCGCTGCCATTTGACGAGAGCGAGGTGTTGCATATAATCGATTTAGGAACTGGGACCGGCGCCCTGTCAAATAGGGTCATGCAGCGTTTCCCCAACTGTAAGCTCACCTGCGTGGACATGACATGTGAGATGCTTGAGAAGGCGAAGCTCCGGTTAGTGGATAGTGCGGACATCACGTACCTGGAGAAAGACTTCTATGACCTTGAATTGCAGGAGGGCTGTGATGCGGTCGTTTCGTCCCTGGCGCTTCATCATCTAATGACCAATGATGATAAACGCTCCTTCTATGCGAAGGTGTACCGTTCCTTGCGTCCGGGAGGTGTGTTCGTCAATGCCGATGCCGTACTATCGACAGATGAATGGATCGAAGACCTTTACATGAGGAAATGGGTGGAGTTCATGCGCGTAAGCATGGATGAGGATGAAGTGAAAACGTTGCTTGAAAGGTGCAGGAGAGAAGACTCCTTTCCATGCTTGATGGACCAACTCAGGTGGCTCATAGATGCTGGATTCTCCAAGGTTGATGTGATTTGGAAAGATCACATGAGTGCCGTGGTCTGGGCGAGACGATGAATAATATGAATTGATAAAGAAAGAACAATAATGGGTTTACCTTTTTATTCCTCCGAGACAGGATTTTCGAAAAGATGGAGCAGATTCGTGTTTAGCCAGTCATTTTTCCGTATACAAATCCCCCGTTATCCACAACAACCAATAAAAACGGTAACTATTTTTTACTGTTTATTTGGCTAGTTATCACATAAAAACAGTAGAACAGTAAAACGATTACTATTTTTAATTAGTAAAAATAAGAATAAAGGGTTTATTGAAAGCGTTTCCCTCCAAGAGCGATTTGCGCTAATCTTACTTTTTCTCCACGACCCAGCGGCAATATGAATCTCCCTTGGTCATGAAATGCGTGGCGTGAAATTTAAAGTCGGGACTCACAACTGCAGCCATTCCTTGACATGCACATGTTAGCGACAGGCATGCCTCATAAGGAGCCTTAGAGAGTGGGCAGCCAGTGATAACTTTTACTACCTTTTTCGGTGAAGCCTCTTCTATGCGACCTTGGATGCCCATCATGCCCTCCCAAAAGTTAACTAAGGAACCCAAAGCGATAGCGTCCTTGCTTGTAATCTTGAGCTTCTTGTTTAACTCCTCTGTACTCTCCTTCCCAATCATTTCCATGGCTGGCCCATAGGCTTTCATAGCATTCTCAGAACCCATTGCATGAGTCATTGTTCCAACGGCGGCCAGCCACCATTTGACCATCGCATCACTCATAATAGCCGTAGCCTCTTGCGGGCCAACCTCATATTTCGGTAATTCAGCCATTTGATCAACCTCCCCTTCCCATCCCTATAAAACTAGAATTTGTCGTTCCTATCAATTTATGCATAATCAAAATCATCAAATGTCTAAGAATAAATTGTAATATTTTATTATTAATCTCTTTAAACCTCTGCTAAGATTCGTTAAACGATTTCCTTACCTTAAAAGGAGATTACAACAGCCAGTACCATGAATGACCATTTATTCCCTATTCTTACCAATTAAAAATCAGGGATAATTGAAGGTTAGACATAAAGAATAAAGGGCAATACATCCCACTATCCCAATAAAATTAACAATAATAAATTCATCATATTATTATAATATCAAATAGATTATCACAATGCCGTTATTAGAATTAAAAAAAGAATGACTGGACATGCTTCATGGCGATACCCTCCGGGCCCGCCATTAGGCATATCCATTCGCGTGGAATATTGGGGAAAAGTTCTGTTAGAAAAGAGGTATATACCACTACTTGACTTTTTTTATATGATATGAGGGCCCCGGTCCCGACATCGATTTCCGTTCTTTTCGTCGTTATCTTGCTGCTCATCGGTATCTTTGGCAACCTTCCCACTTCTCAGGCGGAGGAGCCATTGGTACCCCCGCCCCAAATTCAAGAAATTCACATTTATGACTTACCTGTCGATGCCTATGGAATGAAGCTCAACGAGCAATGGGCCCTTGTCATCGATCACGGGGGCATGATGACGGACATAGGGGCCAGGAACATGACCCAGAACGGTACCTTAAACGCGGATTACGTCTTCGACATCCACTATAACCTCGGCAATCATTCCAATTATATAGCCCAATTCATGATGATGTACGTGACGTTCGTAATAGGGAATCAGACCATGAACGTGCCATTGAGGAGCTGTGACGATATTATACTGACACGCACACCCATCCAGTATGACGGGGCTGTGCCCACGTTTTGGTGCAATATCACTTACAAGGACATCGACATCTATCCCGGCACCTCTATCAACTCCACCTTCGACTTGACGTTGTGCCATCATTTCGTCTGCGGATGGAACGAGACGAGCGTCAAGGTGGAGGCGATATTCGGCCTGAGCAACGTCACGTTGATCAACCCATGGAACGATACCGAGTTCGGTGCTGGCCAGCCCTACGCCGTTGAGATCCGTTATACCATGACGGTTGGTGATCCAAACGCGGCATCGATCGAGGAGAGAATAATGACCCCCACGGGTCATACAAACACCAGCCTTGAATATAACCTGACACTGGAGAACGGGCAACCCGTAACCCTATCGAAATTGACTATGAAGGACGATTTCTGGGTGTTCAATGCGAGCGGATCCTCCACATCGATCGGTTTTTCAACGATAGAATTTAGCCGAATATCTAATGTCACCCACGGTTTCCCCAGCCTCGTCTACAAGGACGCCTTGTCGATAAAGAGCGACCCAGAGATCACGGTCTTCCATGACAACGTCAGTGCAGGCAATGATAATGATATCAATGATACGAGCAAATCGACCGATTGGGTATCAATAATTGTGGTTGTCGGGGTCGTCGGGGCAGCGGTTGCGACCATCCTCTTTGTGAAAATAAGACAAAAGAAACGGTAATGTAAAGGCACACCTTTTAAAAAAATTAGCACCGAATGGATATGTATGATGATGGGCCCGATCGAGCCCGAATCTCAAAGCGTCTCGACATGCCAATACGCGCAAAGATTCATGGTCTACACTTACAATAATTTTGTAAATGATGAGAATAGCTGTCGTCGGGATTGGAGCTGAAGGTGGCTTCTTCGGAGCACTTCTCGCAAATGCTGGGAACGATGTAACCCTAATCGCTAGGGGGGCAAACCCTGGATGCCCTGAGGACTAATGGCCTATTCGTCAAATCCAACTCACTCGGAGACATCAAAATATCTGTGAAAGCAACTGATAGGCCCGCCGAAGTTGACCCCGTTGACCTAATCATGTTCTGTGTGAAGACCTACGACCTCGACTCCGCCGCGCAGCAGATGTCACCACTTATCAGGAAAGGAACCGTCATAATCCCAGTTCAGAACGGCGTAGAGGCTGCTGACCGCATCGGGAAGATAGTCGGATTAGAGCATCTCCTCGGAGGAGTCTCATGGGTGAGCGCCAGAGTCGAGAAACCAGGTGTTATCATACACGGAGGTTCAACGAGGCTAATATTCGGGGAACTCGCAGGAGGCGTGACAAGGCGCACAGAAGAGATCTCCAAAGTTCTCAAAGAAGCTAATATCGTCGCCGAGCTTCACCCAAATATCCGCCATGCATTGTGGGAGAAGATGGTCTCCAACTCAGCAGCCAGCGGGATCTTTTCATTGATTAGGCTCCCAGCAGGACCTATCAGAGATTACCCTGATTCTATGCAGCTGCTACGCGATACTATGGAGGAGAACGTCGTTGTGGCAAAGGCATGTGGGGTCGCTATACCTGAAAGATTTGTCGATGATACTATGAAGATGTTAGAGGGCTATGCGAATTGGGTAAGACCGTCTATGCTGGTCGACCTCATGGCGGGCTATCGGCTGGAACTTGACGCTACAATCGGCACCATCGTTCGACTGGGTCGAGAGAATGGAGTCGAGACTCCCATCAACTCCACTATTTACAG
Proteins encoded:
- the ftsZ gene encoding cell division protein FtsZ; this encodes MPNSLVKSALASLESNKLKTPAQEKAATECSPADEEIRKIAQQLDVCIKIIGCGGGGCNTINRCVDEGINGAQLCGINTDVKHLLTIRTPAKILIGKTTTRGLGAGAIPRVGEQAARENDTEISNFLNGANIVFITAGMGGGTGTGAAHYVAQMAKERYRAMTIGVVTLPFKAEGAIRMENALDGLEKLARVTDTTIVVPNDRLIDLVPKLPIEQAFKVADEVLMQTIKGLTEIITKPGLVNLDYSDILTLMNEGGVAFVGIGEANRNDTDDPVKEAVKEAINSPLLGDIAVKDSKGALVRIVGGPDMTVDEAQKAAEYVGKSVDPMARIIWGCSIEPANEGLIKVLLIFTGAKSKFMVDSMSTNVAGKLGIKMYKLGETVNARGESSGDGVDFVH
- a CDS encoding helix-turn-helix domain-containing protein — translated: MDETIEMPYAISLVGSRPESVMRSLISQLRSIKTLVLFHSAHPISMAAANSISMTLHDVGIKVVKNQIEDVFNFFEVFLSADYICSKYGEPAWVNATDGPGLGASALTTFATIHGIDLVSYDEEKDATFLVHLTELNELLQCSVKFKRLLEEIIRNDNCSMGQICSNLIISRSTASRQLKTLRRLNLINISGSGRGRSPFIISMTAWGRQFCQYSGMD
- a CDS encoding site-specific integrase, which gives rise to MRITKEVRSLSSDELEDIQEAANGIKGWTGEVCRFLVVILPNTGLRPSELRLADLKDLNPDMIFIKIKNPKGKGKYGRERKAVILPPARLAIVKFLKARKAYLEKYGFDEDAAPLIPSVRGRSNPCIYSSNSFRRFKKVIGARLPAGFEQFSLKTFWATFLQIVMKDHPELLEDVSYSMGHSSTVTTKRYYRRIEEDKTVERIHNAFATPPSEQAGAKNPLIDKKFEVTGYA
- a CDS encoding NAD(P)-dependent alcohol dehydrogenase — encoded protein: MKAVVCSKYGPPEVLQLKEVEKPVPKENEVLIKVHAASINKADWIMIRGKPFVVRIMASGLLKPKNKIPGSDVAGRVEAVGKEVRQFHPGDEVFGNLAECGRGAYAEFACATEDALVLKPANITFEEAAASPLAAITALQGLRDKGKIRPGQKVLIYGASGGVGTFAVQIAKSFGAEVTAVCSTRNLEIARSIGADHVIDYTKEDLTKNGHHYDLIIGANGYRRISDYKRALSPKGIYVMSGGSGAQISQALLLGPLISMTGNKKMGSLTAKLRKEDLAVVSELLKDGKVVSFIDRQYHLDDVAEAFQYFEDGKARGKIVITIEQK
- a CDS encoding DUF4386 domain-containing protein, whose amino-acid sequence is MSFSDLRGEVTRMTEGYYRKNAIITGVLFIIATGVDILSISFLGPINATNYLVDVSANGGLVAAGALLLFIGGAAATGIAISLYPVLRKYNGGLALGAVGFRTIEGVLRFVAVCGLLLLITLSHQFVEAGAPDSSYFQTLGALLLAGYRWVANVGALLAFSIGCMLYYIIFYRTKLVPRWLSGWGLVAAILTMLSCVLTMFGAIDPFSTEQIILNLPILPQEMVLAAWLIVKGFNPSAIASGEHS
- a CDS encoding helix-turn-helix domain-containing protein, with the protein product MKTNVDEDRLSDILIQLSNADRRRIIEVLQTKKLKLNEVAKELDITATEAFRQLQRLTDAGLLEKTSDGRYRSTPYSRLIQESSTAMDFLSKHREYFLDHDTSLIPPQFRARFGELSKTVLHTEAVPNINTGSEVLKSAEERIDVIGEHRLEQHVQIAKQRSLEGVKVRTLLQESNIESMKEEIISVKQSLERRFIPRVCAVMIMTEKIVGIALPRLDGKMDYQVFAGNDSESMRWASDLFEDQWNKAKPWHP
- a CDS encoding LURP-one-related family protein; the encoded protein is MTNTYSLLAINDLVLKKKILSLHEHYDVEDINGTKLGEAEGNLVQIPAKFTLKDTNNSELMHLGGKVLSIRDQFTLYDGSGAELGVIKKKIIKLIGREYWIEKNGVEVMRIFGNFTDHDYQMQINGAQVAMVHRRWFSVRDKIGVSITGMVDHRLVIGAVIVIEHLEVKEK
- a CDS encoding class I SAM-dependent methyltransferase, with amino-acid sequence MSNDRLNKMDLIRKHFSSQSDDYDQDIIKCIPSYITMLAAVVGSLPFDESEVLHIIDLGTGTGALSNRVMQRFPNCKLTCVDMTCEMLEKAKLRLVDSADITYLEKDFYDLELQEGCDAVVSSLALHHLMTNDDKRSFYAKVYRSLRPGGVFVNADAVLSTDEWIEDLYMRKWVEFMRVSMDEDEVKTLLERCRREDSFPCLMDQLRWLIDAGFSKVDVIWKDHMSAVVWARR
- a CDS encoding 2-dehydropantoate 2-reductase, with the protein product MDALRTNGLFVKSNSLGDIKISVKATDRPAEVDPVDLIMFCVKTYDLDSAAQQMSPLIRKGTVIIPVQNGVEAADRIGKIVGLEHLLGGVSWVSARVEKPGVIIHGGSTRLIFGELAGGVTRRTEEISKVLKEANIVAELHPNIRHALWEKMVSNSAASGIFSLIRLPAGPIRDYPDSMQLLRDTMEENVVVAKACGVAIPERFVDDTMKMLEGYANWVRPSMLVDLMAGYRLELDATIGTIVRLGRENGVETPINSTIYRALLPHLNGASPNPTPPEDG